The following proteins come from a genomic window of Lolium rigidum isolate FL_2022 chromosome 5, APGP_CSIRO_Lrig_0.1, whole genome shotgun sequence:
- the LOC124657887 gene encoding major pollen allergen Bet v 1-L-like, whose amino-acid sequence MAAGCVITEECGLAVPADRMWKVACAGDNKEALLKACAGFIEAVDVEGDGGPGSVTTLTLSPAAAAKAGACVMRTRLVARDGAARVLRTEVLESGKVSTQLKSHVVEARLEADGEGACVAKLRVEYERLRGGTLSPVDQAAILTTGYLGLLKKVEAYLVANPEE is encoded by the coding sequence ATGGCGGCCGGTTGTGTCATCACCGAGGAGTGCGGCTTGGCGGTGCCTGCCGACCGGATGTGGAAGGTGGCCTGCGCCGGAGACAACAAGGAGGCACTGCTCAAGGCCTGTGCGGGCTTCATCGAGGCCGTGGACGTGGAGGGCGACGGCGGGCCTGGAAGCGTCACCACCCTGACGCTCAGCCCAGCGGCAGCGGCAAAGGCGGGCGCCTGCGTGATGAGGACCCGCCTGGTGGCGCGCGACGGCGCGGCGCGAGTACTCCGGACGGAGGTGCTGGAGAGCGGCAAGGTGAGCACCCAGCTCAAGTCGCATGTGGTCGAGGCGAGGTTGGAGGCGGACGGGGAGGGTGCCTGCGTGGCCAAGCTCAGGGTGGAGTACGAGAGGCTCCGCGGCGGGACGCTGTCGCCGGTGGACCAGGCGGCGATCCTCACCACGGGGTACCTTGGCCTACTCAAGAAGGTCGAGGCATACCTCGTCGCGAATCCTGAAGAGTAG
- the LOC124655402 gene encoding probable polygalacturonase isoform X2, giving the protein MAVMGLVQGEAQCKGYGGRPRPHSVTITEFGAIGDGVTVNTVPFQNAIFYLRSFADKGGAQLYVPKGRWLTGSFSLTSHLTLFLEKDAVIVGTKDVSQWPIVEPLPSYGQGIDLPGPRHRSLINGHNVTDVVITGNNGIIDGQGLTWWNWFRSNKLNYSRPHLVEFEDSKEIVVSNLTFLNSPAWAIHPVYCSNITVRNVTIQTSLDAPLTDGIVPDSCSNVCIEDSIISVGHDAISLKSGWDNYGITFGRPTSGIHISRVDLQASLGAAIAFGSEMSGGILDVHVDHLHIHGSSRGISFKTAPGRGGYIRDATVSDVQMEDVHVAIEFTGDCSSHPDDHFDPSALPLISGFTLQNMVGTNISVAGVLSGISGDPFTNICLSNISFVMADATHSAFWSCSDISGYSESVFPKPCSDLHSQSSNSSMCSSVLSYHALAAA; this is encoded by the exons ATGGCCGTTATGGGCCTCGTCCAGGGGGAGGCACAATGCAAGGGGTATGGCGGGCGGCCGCGGCCGCACAGCGTAACGATCACCGAGTTTGGGGCCATTGGTGACGGCGTGACCGTCAACACGGTACCCTTCcagaacgccatcttctacctgcgGTCTTTCGCCGACAAGGGTGGTGCGCAGCTCTATGTTCCCAAGGGGCGGTGGCTCACCGGCAGCTTCAGCCTCACCAGTCACCTCACGCTATTCTTGGAGAAGGACGCTGTTATCGTCGGCACTAAG GATGTTTCACAATGGCCAATTGTGGAACCTTTGCCATCATACGGGCAAGGAATTGATCTTCCAGGTCCAAGACATCGCAGCTTAATAAATGGGCACAATGTTACAGATGTTGTAATTACTG GGAACAACGGAATCATCGATGGCCAGGGTTTGACATGGTGGAACTGGTTTCGCTCAAATAAGTTGAACTATAGTCGCCCTCATCTCGTGGAGTTTGAGGATTCTAAAGAAATTGTGGTTTCAAATTTGACATTCTTGAATTCCCCAGCTTGGGCTATACATCCTGTGTATTGCAG TAATATAACGGTTCGTAATGTCACAATTCAGACATCATTGGATGCTCCACTCACTGATGGAATCGTTCCAG ATTCATGCTCAAATGTGTGCATTGAGGACAGCATAATTAGCGTCGGTCATGACGCCATCTCATTGAAAAGTGGGTGGGACAACTACGGCATTACATTTGGAAGGCCAACCTCAGGCATTCACATTAGTAGAGTGGATCTGCAAGCCTCATTGGGTGCTGCTATTGCATTTGGGAGTGAGATGTCTGGTGGGATCTTggatgttcatgttgatcaccttCATATCCATGGTTCATCCAGAGGCATCTCCTTCAAGACTGCACCAGGCCGTGGAGGTTATATAAGAGATGCGACAGTATCAGATGTCCAGATGGAGGATGTCCATGTTGCTATTGAGTTTACCGGTGATTGTTCAAGCCATCCAGACGACCATTTTGATCCTTCTGCACTCCCATTGATCAGTGGATTCACCTTACAAAACATGGTTGGAACAAATATCTCAGTTGCAGGAGTTTTGTCGGGAATTAGTGGTGACCCTTTCACCAATATTTGCCTCTCCAATATCAGTTTCGTCATGGCCGATGCAACACATTCCGCCTTTTGGTCTTGCTCCGACATTTCTGGATACTCTGAGTCGGTATTTCCCAAACCTTGCTCCGATCTCCACAGTCAATCATCAAATTCATCCATGTGCTCCTCCGTCCTTAGCTACCATGCTCTTGCGGCAGCGTAA
- the LOC124655402 gene encoding probable polygalacturonase isoform X1 — MARLVVLASLMAVMGLVQGEAQCKGYGGRPRPHSVTITEFGAIGDGVTVNTVPFQNAIFYLRSFADKGGAQLYVPKGRWLTGSFSLTSHLTLFLEKDAVIVGTKDVSQWPIVEPLPSYGQGIDLPGPRHRSLINGHNVTDVVITGNNGIIDGQGLTWWNWFRSNKLNYSRPHLVEFEDSKEIVVSNLTFLNSPAWAIHPVYCSNITVRNVTIQTSLDAPLTDGIVPDSCSNVCIEDSIISVGHDAISLKSGWDNYGITFGRPTSGIHISRVDLQASLGAAIAFGSEMSGGILDVHVDHLHIHGSSRGISFKTAPGRGGYIRDATVSDVQMEDVHVAIEFTGDCSSHPDDHFDPSALPLISGFTLQNMVGTNISVAGVLSGISGDPFTNICLSNISFVMADATHSAFWSCSDISGYSESVFPKPCSDLHSQSSNSSMCSSVLSYHALAAA; from the exons ATGGCGAGGCTA GTGGTTCTGGCATCGCTGATGGCCGTTATGGGCCTCGTCCAGGGGGAGGCACAATGCAAGGGGTATGGCGGGCGGCCGCGGCCGCACAGCGTAACGATCACCGAGTTTGGGGCCATTGGTGACGGCGTGACCGTCAACACGGTACCCTTCcagaacgccatcttctacctgcgGTCTTTCGCCGACAAGGGTGGTGCGCAGCTCTATGTTCCCAAGGGGCGGTGGCTCACCGGCAGCTTCAGCCTCACCAGTCACCTCACGCTATTCTTGGAGAAGGACGCTGTTATCGTCGGCACTAAG GATGTTTCACAATGGCCAATTGTGGAACCTTTGCCATCATACGGGCAAGGAATTGATCTTCCAGGTCCAAGACATCGCAGCTTAATAAATGGGCACAATGTTACAGATGTTGTAATTACTG GGAACAACGGAATCATCGATGGCCAGGGTTTGACATGGTGGAACTGGTTTCGCTCAAATAAGTTGAACTATAGTCGCCCTCATCTCGTGGAGTTTGAGGATTCTAAAGAAATTGTGGTTTCAAATTTGACATTCTTGAATTCCCCAGCTTGGGCTATACATCCTGTGTATTGCAG TAATATAACGGTTCGTAATGTCACAATTCAGACATCATTGGATGCTCCACTCACTGATGGAATCGTTCCAG ATTCATGCTCAAATGTGTGCATTGAGGACAGCATAATTAGCGTCGGTCATGACGCCATCTCATTGAAAAGTGGGTGGGACAACTACGGCATTACATTTGGAAGGCCAACCTCAGGCATTCACATTAGTAGAGTGGATCTGCAAGCCTCATTGGGTGCTGCTATTGCATTTGGGAGTGAGATGTCTGGTGGGATCTTggatgttcatgttgatcaccttCATATCCATGGTTCATCCAGAGGCATCTCCTTCAAGACTGCACCAGGCCGTGGAGGTTATATAAGAGATGCGACAGTATCAGATGTCCAGATGGAGGATGTCCATGTTGCTATTGAGTTTACCGGTGATTGTTCAAGCCATCCAGACGACCATTTTGATCCTTCTGCACTCCCATTGATCAGTGGATTCACCTTACAAAACATGGTTGGAACAAATATCTCAGTTGCAGGAGTTTTGTCGGGAATTAGTGGTGACCCTTTCACCAATATTTGCCTCTCCAATATCAGTTTCGTCATGGCCGATGCAACACATTCCGCCTTTTGGTCTTGCTCCGACATTTCTGGATACTCTGAGTCGGTATTTCCCAAACCTTGCTCCGATCTCCACAGTCAATCATCAAATTCATCCATGTGCTCCTCCGTCCTTAGCTACCATGCTCTTGCGGCAGCGTAA